TTGCTCTCCAACAGTGCCCAAGGCAGAACCTCCAAAACTGGTGCCCTGGGAACTTTTGATGGGGATGCTTGGGCAAAGCACAGCTGGCCAGCGGGCCTGGTGGTAGACGGTCATTTGTAGGGAGAGGGCCAACAGGTCGGGGGGGCAGTTGGCTTCAGCACTCTGGCCGCTCTGCTGCAGTTGACCCCTCTCTCTGCAGGCTACCCAGGGCCCCAACTGGACATCATTGTCAAGGTGGAGGATGAGGAGGGGCTGTGGGTCTCTGCTCTGCCGGACGCTTTGGGGCAGGAGAGCCAGGAGAAGCCCCATCGAGGTGAGTGGCTTGAACCTGGGGAGGAGTTTCCCTGCCCCTTTCCTTTGGAGGCTGGTCCTGGGTTACTTTCTCAGCGCCAAAGGAGGGCGAAGGCAGCTCGATGTGAACCCCGCTTCCTTCTGGACTTGGCGTTTGTGGGCAGGCGGACATTCAAAAGGAGAGTCTgtgttccctccccccttcccacttCAAGTGGGTTGCCTGTACTTTAATGCCATGTCTGTCTGTTTATacgtttactttttaaaaagaaaacctgcCCTTTTGAGAAGCTGCAGAAcagttttggggtgtgtgtgttagtgAATTAACAGCTGGACCAAGCCTCATTTTTCTATGCCTGCTCTAAAGTTTAAACAGCTCCCCCTTTATGAGACCATCTGAGGCATACAATCTCACAAAtccttttatttctgaaatgacacAAGTAGACCCTATCAAGGAGATGACTTTGTCACCGGGACCCCAATAAAACATCcccattcctgcccccccccccgacccagtCACCAATGCCTGCAGCTGGCTTTCCCCCATTCCTCTTAATAGCTCTGAACAGAACGGGCCATTCAGAGGGCCCCCCCCGGAAGTGTTGCGTCCATTTTTGGGTCTGTGCTTCCTGTCCTAGATCCGGCTTCAGGGTTTCTGTGGAGCCCCTGACCCCTCCTCTAGCCACCCCCTGGTCCTACCTGCAGGGCTGTTCTGTATGCTCCTTCCTCTGAGCTCCTAGACAGTGGCATTGGGGCAGTGAGAGGTCACAGCCCCAGTCCAGCTCTTCTTTTGTTACATCCTCTTTTACCACTAACTAGTCCCTCAGGCTGCTCACTGCCTCACCACCAGCACCCATCTCTGTATTTACTGAATACCAGGTTATGGTCCTCTTTAAACGCCTCAGGTGAGGAGGATTTCTTTTACTGAGCGTGTCTACTTTGACACACACACGGAGGATTCTATAATCCTATCCCCGAGAGCACGTCACCTGTATATCCAGACCTCTTTTCCTTGGGCCCTCCAGAGAACGTACTGGGGAATTTTGAGTCAAGGGTAGCGTAGGAGTCGTATAGAACAGGAGTCCCCAACACGGTGCCCAAGGGTGCCACGGTGCCCTCCGACACTTTTCCTGATGCCCACCAAgaggttttagaaagtgggcagggctagGTGGGCAGGGTCTGGTCATTGAGGGAtttattggctgtgcagattttcaaGACATTTCTTTGGAAGTAGCTGCCCCCACAGCACGACAGTCTTCACTGGTGACTGAAGgtgagctgcagcagccattttatggcagccattttgtggctgggctCACCACGCCATGCCAGAATTCCCAAGGCGCCCACAGGCTCGGAAAGGTTGGGGGCCCCTGGCACAGAATGAACCTGCCAGCTTATTTAGGTGGTAAGTGTGACTTGTCCTTCCTGCCTGTGCCAGCCTGTTAACTGACACGCTCCTAAGGCTGGGAGGTGCATGTCTTAAGAGCTGCCATGGTTATTCTTTCCCCAGTGTTTAAGGTAACGGCAGGAACTAGACAGCTTGGCACTTCCTCTGTTTTTGTCTGGGAACAGCAACAAAACCCCCGCCTGTCAGAATCGATCATGGCGGTCGCTAGTGGGCGCTCTGCCTGGCCCTGGatacttcctgttccttctccctCCAAACCCCGGCAGCCCTTCCTGCCGGTTAAACTGCCCCAGGCCTTTTTTCTGAGTTCCGTTTGTCCTTCGAATCTGATTGATCTTTTCTAACCCGGGCAAGCAGAGGGCGGAGCCTTTGCCTGTCTGTCACAGAAGGTGGCACAGGAGTCGGAAGCTCCGTGCCTTCGAGAGGTGCTCGGGTCTGGGGGCACATTCGGGAGGAGGACATTGGGGTCAGATGCTGATTCCTCTGGCCCGTGGAGTCCTGCTTGGGACTTGGGCTGTATTGTTCCCCGGGGGGCCCTTGGGCAGAGGGTTTTGTCTGGGCTGGTGCTGAGCTGTGCACTGGAACCGCACAGATGCATTCTGCAAGGAGCAGCAGATGAGAGCAGGGGCTGGTGTGCGCCTTGAAATGCCGGGACTTGTTTGTTAGGAAATGTTCTCTGGTTCTTCCTGCAGGGAGCGCGGCCTCAAGCAGGTCTGGGGAGCAGCGCCAAGAAGAATGTTCTGGAAGCTCACCGTTGTCAAGTGAGCGAGAGAGCAGAGTGGGAGAGGGGGCACTTACAGCTCCAGAGGGACCCACAGCCCAGGAGAAGCAGCTCATGGCCAGGCGGAGCCGTAGGGGGCCCCCGTATCCATGCTCGGGGTGCGAGCAGACCTTCCAGGACAAAAAAGACCTCAAGAAACACCAGAAAGTTGTTCACATTGGGGAGAAGCCTCACGGGTGCACCCAGTGTGGGAAAACTTTCCAGTTCAGGAGTAACTTGATTGTCCATCAGAGActccacactggagagaagccCTATTCCTGTGACGAATGTGGGAAGACCTTCCGGTGCAAGAATAAACTTACCATccaccagagaatccacacaggggaaaagccCTACCCCTGCCTGGTGTGTGGAAAAACGTTCAGGGGGAGGCACCCACTGACTATCCATGAGAGAATACACAGAGGAGAGAAGCCCTATTCCTGCCAAGAGTGTGGGAAATCGTTTCGGGACACCAAAGGCCTGAGGCTCCACCAGAGAATCCATACCGGAGAGAAGCCTTACCCTTGCCTGGagtgcgggaaaagcttcaggTACCGGAACAAATTCAAAACCCaccaaagaatccacactggagagaagccCTATCtctgcctggagtgtggaaactCCTTTCGG
Above is a window of Eublepharis macularius isolate TG4126 chromosome 11, MPM_Emac_v1.0, whole genome shotgun sequence DNA encoding:
- the LOC129338001 gene encoding zinc finger protein 660-like; the encoded protein is MTENLEALFSLGYPGPQLDIIVKVEDEEGLWVSALPDALGQESQEKPHRGSAASSRSGEQRQEECSGSSPLSSERESRVGEGALTAPEGPTAQEKQLMARRSRRGPPYPCSGCEQTFQDKKDLKKHQKVVHIGEKPHGCTQCGKTFQFRSNLIVHQRLHTGEKPYSCDECGKTFRCKNKLTIHQRIHTGEKPYPCLVCGKTFRGRHPLTIHERIHRGEKPYSCQECGKSFRDTKGLRLHQRIHTGEKPYPCLECGKSFRYRNKFKTHQRIHTGEKPYLCLECGNSFRDKNQLIIHERLHTGGKPFPCNICGKGFREKRTLKYHERIHAGEKPFTCQECGKAFKFKNKLTAHQRIHTGDKPYPCQDCGKSFRDKRDLRVHQRIHTGEKPFSCKECGNSFRYRNQLIAHEKVHTAEKHDTENLRITILENHNEQIHGESTQTRNLSPVADFEKSVEVAVISEYHREVIVGESKPEINFPPNMGKALGAEDIPENNRDQGVIEEPKSETSSITAVTVGEPTWEGAPIIMKNEEDTSD